The window TTTAGTCCGAAAGTCCGGAAGACGGAAAGTCCGCAAGACCGAAAGTGGGAAAAGGCCCTGAAGTCGGAAAGTAAATTGCATAACACAGAAGAAATTCTCAAAATACAAACTTTAATCTTTCGGACTTCCCGACTTTCCGAACTCTCCCAACTTCCCGACTTATTCCTTAACTTCGCAAAATGAATTTTTCGTCCAAATTACTGGAAAATGCTGTAGCCGAATTTGCCAAATTGCCGGGGGTGGGTCAAAAAACCGCTCTGAGGCTGGTGCTGCATTTGCTAAACCAGGATAAACAGGATGTTGAACGATTTAGCAACACTGTGAGCAAGCTGCGTAACGAGATTATGTTTTGCTCGGTTTGCCACAACATATCAGACCATGCCGTATGCGAGATTTGCTCATCGCATAAACGCGACCGCAGCCTTATTTGCGTGGTTGAGGATACCCGCGATGTAATGGCTATTGAAAATACCAACCAGTACAATGGCGTATATCATGTATTGGGTGGCTTAATATCGCCAATGGATGGGGTAGGGCCATCGGATTTGCAGGTTGATACCCTGGTTGAACGCCTGAAGGAAAACGAAGCCAAAGAGATCATTTTTGCCCTTAGCGCTACCATGGAAGGCGATACCACTTTGTTTTATTTAAACAAGCGCATAAAATCTTTCAACATTACCATATCAACCATAGCCCGTGGCATAGCCTTTGGAGGTGAATTGGAGTACGTAGATGAGATCACCCTCGGGCGGTCTATCGCTACACGTGTTCCGTATGAAAATTCATTGTCAAAGTAAGGTATGAAACTATCTGTCATCGTTGTAAATTACAATACCTGTGATATGCTCAGGATAGCGCTTAATTCGGTAATAAGGGCCGCTGTGGGCATTAATTACGAGGTTTTTGTGGTGGATAACGCCTCGGCAGACAAATCTGTAGAGATGCTAAGCGGTGAGTTTCCTGATGTTAAAGTGATTGCCAACACCAGTAACCAGGGACTGGCAAAAGCTTATAACCAGGGAATTAAAGAAACTACCGGAGAGTATGTTTTAGTAGTCAGTGCGGATACAATTACAGGCAAAAAGACTTTTGAAAAGGCGCTGGAATTTATGGATACACATTTGGATGCCGGAGGGATGGGTGTACGAATGATAACGCCTGACGGTCGTTTCCTTGCCGAATCAAAACATGGGTTTACCGAGTCTTGGGCAGTGTTTTTTAAACTGACAGGCCTTGCCAAATATTTTTCCAAATCGCGCCTTACCGATGTACAACGTAAAGATTGGGTGGAGGAGTTTCAAACTTCGGAAACCGATGTGCTGAACGGCGCTTTTATGCTGATGCGTAAAGAGGCTATTGATAAAGCCGGGCTGTTTGATGAACGTTTTCATACCTATGGATATGATATCGATCTGAGTTACCGCATCAGGCTTGCCGGGTTTAAAAATTATTACTTTCCCAAAACGTATATTATTAACTTCAACAGCCGTAATAATGTGAAATTTAGCTGGGATTATCTTAAGGAATTTTATGGTGCGATGATTATCTTCGCCGCCAAATATTTATTTAAGGTACCCGAAATTAAAGTGGAGGGTTTGCCGCAGCTATTCCCTTCAACTTATGAAGTTAAATGATAAAGTTATAGTAATAACCGGGGCATCATCCGGCATCGGAAAATCGTTAGCTATTGAATGTGCCAAACGCGGTGCAACTGTGGTTTTGGCAGCCCGCCAATATGTAACCCTTTGCGTAATAACCCAGGATATTGAAAGGCGTTACCAAACCAAAGCCCTGGCTGTACAATG is drawn from Mucilaginibacter ginsenosidivorax and contains these coding sequences:
- a CDS encoding glycosyltransferase family 2 protein — protein: MKLSVIVVNYNTCDMLRIALNSVIRAAVGINYEVFVVDNASADKSVEMLSGEFPDVKVIANTSNQGLAKAYNQGIKETTGEYVLVVSADTITGKKTFEKALEFMDTHLDAGGMGVRMITPDGRFLAESKHGFTESWAVFFKLTGLAKYFSKSRLTDVQRKDWVEEFQTSETDVLNGAFMLMRKEAIDKAGLFDERFHTYGYDIDLSYRIRLAGFKNYYFPKTYIINFNSRNNVKFSWDYLKEFYGAMIIFAAKYLFKVPEIKVEGLPQLFPSTYEVK
- the recR gene encoding recombination mediator RecR; this encodes MNFSSKLLENAVAEFAKLPGVGQKTALRLVLHLLNQDKQDVERFSNTVSKLRNEIMFCSVCHNISDHAVCEICSSHKRDRSLICVVEDTRDVMAIENTNQYNGVYHVLGGLISPMDGVGPSDLQVDTLVERLKENEAKEIIFALSATMEGDTTLFYLNKRIKSFNITISTIARGIAFGGELEYVDEITLGRSIATRVPYENSLSK